The Desulfohalovibrio reitneri genome contains a region encoding:
- a CDS encoding phosphatidate cytidylyltransferase — MQASSLVPRLATGAVLVALLAVVLTVGGWALFTAALLVSLLAMVEYYGLFWPGRQGWGKKLIGAGVAVVLFLAVRQQDPLLVLSALVLAFWAGNLFFLICYDVRPDETSYFNAAVLVSGVLYVPLALQFLIFMEPVEIIFVLLATAVTDTGAYFAGGAIGGPKIWPAISPKKTWAGSLGGGALCVLVCLGYGLWLGEAGAGDWLLAGLALTIAAQLGDFFESALKRWRNAKDSGNLLPGHGGILDRVDGLLLAAPVYAALRAIQSGFF; from the coding sequence ATGCAAGCATCCTCCCTCGTCCCCCGCCTGGCAACCGGAGCCGTCCTCGTCGCCCTGCTGGCCGTTGTGCTGACAGTGGGCGGTTGGGCATTGTTCACCGCCGCCCTGTTGGTCAGCCTGCTGGCCATGGTGGAATACTACGGCCTGTTCTGGCCGGGGCGCCAAGGCTGGGGAAAAAAGCTCATCGGCGCGGGCGTGGCCGTGGTCCTTTTCCTGGCCGTGCGCCAGCAGGACCCGCTGTTGGTACTCTCCGCCCTGGTGCTGGCCTTCTGGGCGGGCAACCTCTTTTTCCTGATCTGCTACGACGTCCGGCCCGACGAGACCAGCTACTTCAACGCGGCCGTCCTGGTTTCCGGCGTCCTGTACGTCCCGCTGGCCCTGCAATTCCTCATCTTCATGGAGCCCGTGGAGATCATCTTCGTGCTGCTGGCCACGGCAGTGACGGATACCGGGGCCTACTTCGCGGGTGGCGCCATCGGCGGACCCAAGATATGGCCCGCCATCAGCCCCAAGAAAACCTGGGCCGGCAGCCTGGGGGGCGGTGCCCTTTGCGTGCTGGTCTGCCTGGGATACGGCCTGTGGCTGGGCGAGGCCGGGGCTGGGGACTGGCTGCTGGCCGGTCTGGCCCTGACCATCGCCGCCCAGCTCGGCGACTTCTTTGAATCGGCCCTGAAACGGTGGCGCAATGCCAAGGACTCGGGCAACCTCCTGCCCGGGCACGGCGGCATCCTCGACCGCGTGGACGGCCTTTTGCTGGCCGCCCCGGTCTACGCCGCCCTGCGCGCCATCCAATCCGGTTTTTTCTGA
- a CDS encoding MBL fold metallo-hydrolase, whose amino-acid sequence MLIDGRMLVDAGEPEFMLREPDWLLLTHLHPDHAWFARKPGKTSVDRPLAVYAPEKGPKVEGVAYRVVDAPIGLGPYAVTPISTHHSLKVASQAYLIKRGGRKLLVTGDLIWINKEHHHLIEGSDLVITEASFLRKGGMVRRDDEDRPHLRPHRRSRPPQPLQGLTRTVCFIHFGSWFYKMGAEKARRTIRDLGGEEGVRALTGYDGMTIDLDELDGT is encoded by the coding sequence GTGTTGATTGACGGACGCATGCTTGTGGACGCGGGCGAGCCGGAATTCATGCTGCGCGAGCCCGACTGGCTGCTGCTTACCCACCTGCACCCGGACCACGCCTGGTTCGCCCGCAAGCCGGGCAAGACGAGCGTGGACCGCCCCCTGGCCGTGTATGCCCCGGAGAAGGGGCCGAAGGTGGAGGGCGTGGCCTACCGGGTGGTTGATGCCCCAATCGGGCTGGGGCCATACGCGGTGACGCCCATCTCCACACACCATTCCCTGAAGGTGGCCTCCCAGGCCTATCTCATCAAGCGGGGCGGCCGGAAGCTGCTCGTCACCGGCGACCTCATCTGGATCAACAAGGAGCACCACCATCTTATTGAAGGGAGCGATCTGGTGATCACCGAGGCCAGTTTCCTGCGCAAGGGCGGCATGGTGCGCCGCGACGACGAGGACCGGCCGCATCTACGGCCACACCGGCGTTCCCGACCTCCTCAGCCTCTTCAAGGGCTGACCCGGACCGTCTGCTTCATCCACTTCGGCTCCTGGTTCTACAAGATGGGGGCTGAGAAGGCCCGGCGGACCATCCGCGACCTGGGCGGGGAGGAAGGGGTGCGCGCCCTGACCGGCTACGACGGCATGACAATCGACCTGGACGAACTGGACGGAACATGA
- the tsaB gene encoding tRNA (adenosine(37)-N6)-threonylcarbamoyltransferase complex dimerization subunit type 1 TsaB, which yields MTSPGSSPHRPDTVLAVCGCESLLLLALARRDGEAASVAASLALDTGGRSTPVLLPAVESLLRLAGMKGADLEGIACARGPGSFTGIRVCLAASAGLARGWGLPLAGLDYLPLLAASAPPFTDGVLAVITHARRGQVNLQFFAPGGRPLDAPRMAGADEAAGQLAALPGPVRVLGSGLRRNPDSFGHLAEPLPLPARYDHPAPHALAKAALEADYARDLPEPLYLRPSDAEENLERIAAQRGLATDEARRRLRRAENGSS from the coding sequence ATGACATCGCCAGGCAGTTCACCCCACCGGCCTGATACCGTCCTGGCCGTCTGCGGCTGCGAGTCGCTGCTTCTCCTGGCGCTGGCCCGGCGGGATGGAGAAGCCGCCTCGGTGGCGGCCTCCCTGGCCCTGGACACCGGTGGGCGCAGCACCCCGGTGCTGCTCCCGGCTGTGGAGTCGCTGCTGCGGCTGGCCGGGATGAAGGGGGCGGACCTGGAGGGCATCGCCTGCGCCCGGGGACCCGGCTCCTTCACCGGCATCCGGGTCTGCCTGGCCGCGTCCGCCGGACTGGCCCGGGGCTGGGGGCTGCCCCTGGCGGGACTGGACTACCTGCCCCTGTTGGCCGCCTCCGCCCCGCCCTTCACGGACGGCGTGCTGGCCGTTATTACCCATGCCCGGCGCGGGCAGGTCAACCTGCAGTTCTTCGCCCCGGGCGGCCGCCCCCTGGACGCCCCGCGCATGGCCGGGGCGGACGAGGCCGCCGGGCAATTGGCCGCCTTGCCCGGCCCGGTGCGCGTCCTGGGCAGCGGCTTGCGCCGCAACCCCGATTCCTTCGGGCATCTCGCCGAGCCACTCCCCCTTCCCGCGCGGTACGACCACCCCGCGCCCCACGCCCTGGCCAAGGCCGCCCTGGAGGCGGACTACGCCCGCGACCTTCCCGAACCGCTCTACCTGCGCCCCTCGGACGCCGAGGAAAACCTGGAACGCATCGCGGCCCAGCGCGGCCTGGCCACGGACGAGGCCCGCCGCCGCCTGCGGCGCGCCGAGAACGGCTCCAGCTGA
- the dxr gene encoding 1-deoxy-D-xylulose-5-phosphate reductoisomerase gives MQTYISSLPPRRPAAAPRSLSLLGSTGSIGTQALEVVRAHPDRLRVAALAAGRNAELLAQQAAEFRPSLLCVMDKETADRLRPLLPGGYAPDILTGEEGCVEAARLEDADMVLSSIVGAAGLRPTHAAVAAGKMVALANKESLVLAGHLVREMCAETGATILPVDSEHNALFQAAAFEEARALRRLVLTASGGPFRHKEASFLENVTPKQALNHPNWSMGAKISIDSATLMNKGLEVIEACHLFGVDMDRVGVVVHPQSIVHSLAEFVDGSMLAHMGAPDMRVAIAHCLCFPERVGTGVEPVDLAKLGGLTFEEPRWDDFPCLRLAREAYAASRSHPIVLNAANEVAVELFLAGRLPFLGIPGLIDSCLAAHDGRAAEDLESILDLDREARQRARELARAGEAA, from the coding sequence ATGCAGACATACATTTCCTCCCTGCCGCCGCGTCGACCCGCGGCCGCTCCCCGCTCCCTCAGCCTGCTGGGCTCCACCGGCTCCATCGGCACCCAGGCCCTTGAGGTGGTCCGCGCCCATCCGGACCGCCTGCGGGTGGCCGCCCTGGCCGCTGGCCGCAACGCCGAACTGCTGGCCCAGCAGGCGGCTGAGTTCCGCCCGTCCCTGCTCTGCGTCATGGACAAGGAGACGGCGGACAGGCTGCGGCCCCTGCTGCCCGGGGGCTACGCCCCGGACATCCTCACCGGCGAGGAGGGCTGCGTGGAGGCCGCCCGCTTGGAGGACGCCGACATGGTGCTTTCCAGCATCGTGGGCGCGGCCGGGCTGCGGCCCACACACGCCGCCGTGGCCGCGGGCAAGATGGTGGCCCTGGCCAACAAGGAATCCCTGGTGCTGGCCGGGCACCTGGTGCGGGAGATGTGCGCCGAGACCGGCGCCACCATCCTGCCGGTGGACTCCGAACACAACGCCCTCTTCCAGGCTGCGGCCTTCGAAGAGGCCCGCGCCCTGCGGCGGCTGGTGCTGACCGCCTCGGGCGGCCCCTTCCGCCACAAGGAGGCCTCCTTTCTGGAGAACGTCACCCCCAAGCAAGCCCTGAACCATCCCAACTGGTCCATGGGGGCCAAGATTTCCATTGACTCGGCCACCCTCATGAACAAGGGGCTGGAGGTCATCGAGGCCTGCCACCTCTTCGGTGTGGACATGGATCGCGTGGGCGTTGTGGTCCATCCCCAGTCCATCGTGCACTCCCTGGCGGAGTTCGTGGACGGCTCCATGCTTGCCCACATGGGCGCGCCGGACATGCGGGTGGCCATCGCCCACTGCCTCTGCTTCCCCGAGCGGGTGGGCACCGGCGTGGAACCAGTGGATCTGGCCAAGCTGGGCGGGCTGACCTTCGAGGAGCCGCGCTGGGACGACTTCCCCTGCCTGCGGCTGGCGCGCGAGGCCTACGCCGCCTCCCGCTCGCACCCCATCGTGCTCAACGCGGCCAACGAGGTGGCGGTGGAGCTTTTCCTGGCCGGACGCCTGCCCTTCCTGGGCATTCCCGGCCTCATCGACTCCTGCCTGGCGGCCCATGACGGCCGTGCGGCCGAAGACCTGGAATCCATTCTCGACCTGGACCGCGAGGCCAGGCAACGGGCCAGGGAGCTGGCCCGTGCCGGGGAGGCGGCATGA
- the rseP gene encoding RIP metalloprotease RseP, with amino-acid sequence MINVLAVILVLGGLIFFHELGHFLLARLFGVGVKVFSLGFGPTLWGFKRGQTSYRVSAVPLGGYVSMVGEQPGAELPEGFTPEQSFTNKPAWQRMLIVASGPGFNFLLAFLLYWSLLVFGGAEAIHLKVGEVIEGGPAAEAGIQSGDRVVRINSQRMWFGDELPQAVQKAGTDGAVNMTVRRDGQVRRVDVAPRVMTRQAPSGEEITRPMVGLTFAYERVPVRLSLASTPLMAMEKTWTLTARIVKGIGDLITGAVSTKELGGPIMIAQVVAKSAEHGLATVLQMAAFLSLNLGLINLFPIPVLDGGHIVFFAYEATTGRRVPETVQAIALRIGLLLLLLLMGFAIYNDIARQFTPPA; translated from the coding sequence ATGATCAACGTCCTGGCCGTCATCCTGGTCCTCGGCGGGCTCATTTTCTTCCACGAACTGGGGCACTTCCTGCTGGCCCGCCTGTTCGGCGTGGGGGTGAAGGTCTTTTCCCTGGGCTTCGGCCCCACCCTGTGGGGCTTCAAGCGGGGACAGACCTCCTACCGCGTCTCGGCCGTCCCCCTGGGCGGCTACGTCTCCATGGTGGGCGAACAGCCCGGGGCGGAACTACCCGAGGGCTTCACCCCGGAGCAGAGCTTCACCAACAAGCCCGCCTGGCAGCGCATGCTCATCGTGGCCTCGGGGCCGGGCTTCAACTTCCTGCTGGCCTTCCTGCTCTACTGGAGCCTGCTGGTATTCGGCGGGGCCGAGGCCATCCACCTCAAGGTGGGCGAGGTCATCGAGGGCGGTCCAGCGGCCGAAGCCGGCATCCAGAGCGGCGACCGCGTGGTGCGCATCAACAGCCAGCGCATGTGGTTCGGGGACGAGTTGCCCCAGGCCGTGCAGAAGGCGGGCACCGACGGGGCGGTGAACATGACCGTGCGCCGCGACGGGCAGGTGCGCCGGGTGGACGTCGCCCCCCGGGTCATGACCCGCCAGGCCCCCTCGGGCGAGGAGATCACCCGGCCCATGGTGGGACTGACATTCGCCTACGAGCGGGTGCCGGTGCGCTTATCCCTGGCCAGCACGCCTCTCATGGCGATGGAGAAAACCTGGACCCTCACGGCCCGCATCGTGAAAGGCATCGGCGATCTCATCACCGGCGCGGTGTCCACCAAGGAGCTGGGCGGCCCCATCATGATCGCCCAGGTGGTGGCCAAGTCCGCGGAGCACGGCCTGGCCACGGTGTTGCAGATGGCCGCCTTCCTCAGCCTCAACCTCGGCCTCATCAACCTGTTCCCCATCCCGGTGCTGGACGGCGGACACATCGTCTTCTTCGCCTACGAGGCCACCACCGGGCGGCGCGTGCCGGAGACCGTGCAGGCCATCGCCCTGCGCATCGGGCTCCTGCTGCTGCTCCTGCTCATGGGATTCGCCATCTACAATGACATCGCCAGGCAGTTCACCCCACCGGCCTGA
- a CDS encoding rubredoxin, with the protein MSQPEEMYQCQTVNCGYIYDPDRGDRKGKIPKGTKFEDLPDSWRCPICGATKKCFRPLAGPGSTKECETPTTT; encoded by the coding sequence ATGAGCCAACCGGAAGAAATGTACCAGTGCCAGACCGTCAACTGCGGCTACATCTACGACCCGGACCGGGGGGACCGCAAAGGCAAGATACCCAAGGGAACCAAATTCGAGGACCTGCCCGACAGCTGGCGCTGCCCCATTTGCGGAGCCACCAAGAAGTGCTTCCGGCCGCTGGCCGGGCCTGGGTCCACCAAGGAGTGCGAAACGCCCACAACCACCTAG